One genomic region from Sphingobacterium multivorum encodes:
- a CDS encoding amidohydrolase, with protein sequence MEPLKITVFQAYLFWENIEKNLNNLALRLSSLREKTDVIILPEMFNTGFTNNVEKCAEPANGPTTRWLFEMASSLNCVVAGSLIIEEGGKYYNRFVWMFPDGKYVKYDKRHLFGLSKESEYFEPGNERILVDIKGWKICPMICYDLRFPVWSKNQNGAYDILVYTASWPDKRSAHWRALIPARAIENQAYVVGVNRVGHDGNDIYYSGGSMCISPLGDVVYYKPEDEDLYTFTLNPNDLLEAREKFPFLKDSDSFTIG encoded by the coding sequence ATGGAGCCTTTAAAAATCACCGTATTTCAAGCATATTTATTCTGGGAAAATATTGAGAAGAATCTAAATAATCTGGCCTTGAGACTTTCCTCATTGCGTGAGAAAACGGATGTTATTATTCTCCCCGAAATGTTTAATACAGGCTTCACGAATAATGTCGAGAAATGTGCAGAACCTGCAAATGGACCTACGACAAGATGGCTATTTGAAATGGCAAGCTCACTTAACTGTGTTGTTGCCGGTTCTTTGATTATCGAAGAAGGTGGGAAATACTATAATCGCTTTGTATGGATGTTTCCAGACGGTAAATATGTAAAATATGATAAACGTCATCTTTTCGGATTATCCAAAGAAAGCGAGTACTTTGAGCCAGGAAATGAACGTATCCTGGTCGATATCAAAGGATGGAAAATCTGCCCGATGATCTGTTATGACCTGAGATTCCCAGTCTGGTCTAAAAATCAAAACGGAGCATATGATATTTTAGTGTATACCGCCAGCTGGCCAGACAAGCGCTCAGCACATTGGAGAGCCCTTATTCCGGCACGTGCAATAGAAAACCAAGCTTATGTTGTTGGGGTAAACCGTGTTGGGCACGACGGTAATGATATTTACTATTCTGGCGGTTCTATGTGTATATCGCCCCTTGGTGACGTGGTATATTATAAACCGGAAGATGAGGACTTGTATACCTTTACCTTAAATCCGAACGACCTGTTGGAAGCACGTGAGAAATTTCCTTTCTTAAAAGATTCCGATTCTTTTACTATCGGATAA
- the mnmD gene encoding tRNA (5-methylaminomethyl-2-thiouridine)(34)-methyltransferase MnmD, whose amino-acid sequence MEFVTTGDGSKTLFNAEIGECYHSKHGAVQESRHVFIKTGLDHYVQTTGAADVGILEVGFGTGLNFLQTADFLRDKSFQVEYVGIEGFPLPLSTIAATGYDATVHPTVWTSYLNAYELALTGNVQINEQLKLHIDHTLLMNFQSDRLFDVVYFDAFAAVHQPEMWNDAALGHIAQFVKPGGVFVTYAITGNLKRSMKALGFTIEKAPGAPGKREMLRATKL is encoded by the coding sequence ATGGAATTTGTAACGACAGGAGATGGTTCGAAAACTTTGTTTAATGCTGAAATAGGTGAATGTTATCATTCGAAACACGGCGCGGTACAGGAAAGCAGGCATGTTTTTATAAAAACAGGGCTTGACCACTATGTACAAACGACAGGAGCCGCCGACGTTGGTATCTTGGAGGTTGGCTTTGGTACCGGTTTGAATTTTCTACAAACAGCCGACTTTCTTAGGGATAAATCTTTTCAGGTGGAATACGTCGGAATTGAAGGATTTCCCCTGCCTTTGTCTACTATTGCTGCAACGGGCTATGATGCGACGGTACACCCAACTGTTTGGACAAGCTATTTGAATGCATACGAGCTGGCTTTGACGGGAAACGTGCAGATTAACGAACAATTAAAACTTCATATTGATCATACCCTGTTGATGAATTTTCAATCGGACCGCTTATTTGACGTCGTTTATTTTGATGCCTTTGCTGCTGTGCATCAGCCTGAGATGTGGAATGATGCTGCCTTGGGGCATATTGCACAGTTTGTTAAACCGGGTGGCGTCTTTGTGACTTATGCGATTACCGGGAACCTCAAACGCAGTATGAAAGCATTGGGATTTACCATAGAAAAGGCACCTGGCGCACCAGGCAAGCGAGAAATGCTGCGTGCCACAAAATTGTAG
- a CDS encoding lipid A deacylase LpxR family protein: MSVALRFLGLFWAVIFPCFFVFGQVKFRNQEIAVQNDNDVYLLTGQDRYYTNGININYRIALPRKLDKQSSNTVLDFEIGQRIYNGISIIDYRRKEKKYDRPFAGYLYFSAGVTRFLPQDQVIEFKTELAQIGPKSYGEEAQKFIHHLFGMYEATGWDTQLGNSFGIDLSATYTKGLYRSQNQQFDVGIIGEGTIGLNNTNLGIAAPLRLGKLKSYQASTFTHGHLTQGRADTDKEWYFVYQPSVSRIFYSATVEGGRGQNDPIGKLYTIQPWMLSHRIGFNWSNHKINYGINYIFNSKELKSVFHRHQYGELFFAYRF, from the coding sequence ATGAGTGTTGCTTTGCGATTTTTAGGCCTCTTTTGGGCTGTTATATTTCCCTGTTTTTTTGTTTTTGGACAGGTAAAATTCCGTAATCAGGAAATTGCTGTCCAAAATGACAATGACGTCTATCTCCTGACCGGTCAGGACCGCTATTATACCAATGGTATCAATATAAACTATAGGATTGCGTTGCCGAGGAAACTGGATAAACAGTCTTCAAATACGGTATTGGATTTTGAAATAGGCCAGCGTATTTATAACGGTATCAGTATTATTGACTATAGACGGAAGGAAAAAAAATACGATAGACCGTTTGCAGGTTACCTTTATTTTAGTGCTGGGGTAACGCGATTTTTACCGCAGGATCAGGTCATTGAATTCAAGACCGAATTGGCGCAGATCGGTCCTAAATCCTACGGTGAAGAAGCCCAGAAGTTTATCCATCATCTATTTGGTATGTATGAGGCAACAGGTTGGGATACGCAGCTTGGAAATTCCTTCGGTATTGATTTAAGTGCAACCTATACAAAAGGACTATATCGCAGTCAAAACCAGCAATTTGATGTGGGAATTATAGGTGAAGGGACTATTGGACTAAATAATACCAATCTGGGGATTGCGGCTCCACTTCGTTTGGGGAAGCTGAAATCCTATCAGGCATCCACCTTTACACATGGGCATTTGACACAAGGAAGGGCGGACACTGATAAAGAATGGTATTTTGTCTATCAGCCAAGCGTATCCCGTATTTTTTACAGTGCAACCGTAGAAGGAGGGAGAGGTCAAAATGATCCCATAGGCAAGCTATACACTATTCAGCCTTGGATGCTTAGTCACCGCATAGGTTTCAACTGGTCGAATCACAAGATCAATTACGGTATCAATTATATATTCAATTCGAAAGAGCTCAAATCAGTTTTTCATCGGCATCAATATGGCGAGCTGTTTTTTGCCTACCGTTTTTGA
- a CDS encoding MarR family winged helix-turn-helix transcriptional regulator, producing the protein MLDQDLVSQEYFYNFLTGKYSIAVMRRLQRNLKEAGLNITSEQWSIMYNLWVEEGLTQQELAVRTFRDKPSVTRLINNLERVNLVIRVNDKNDRRSNLIYLTKIGRKMKDEGMKQAKNTIEQALGGLADDQITLSNTILHRVLFNLK; encoded by the coding sequence ATGTTAGACCAAGATTTAGTATCACAAGAGTATTTTTATAATTTCTTAACAGGGAAATACTCAATTGCAGTTATGCGGAGATTACAACGTAATCTCAAGGAGGCAGGGTTAAACATTACTTCTGAACAATGGAGTATCATGTATAACCTGTGGGTAGAAGAGGGGCTTACCCAGCAGGAGCTTGCTGTGCGCACATTTCGAGATAAACCCAGTGTTACTCGATTAATTAATAACCTAGAACGGGTAAATCTGGTTATCCGTGTTAATGATAAAAACGACAGACGGTCCAATCTGATCTATTTAACAAAAATCGGGCGGAAGATGAAGGATGAAGGAATGAAGCAGGCAAAAAATACAATTGAACAGGCCTTAGGGGGATTGGCCGACGATCAAATTACTTTATCAAATACGATTCTGCACCGCGTATTGTTTAATTTGAAATAA
- a CDS encoding cytochrome c maturation protein CcmE has product MKKSSIILIAIIAVAIAMILVIYTDSSTYSTFTEAKEKKTELYVVGQLNKDKALHYDPKTDANKFSFFMRDNDGTECEVIFRGAKPQDIERSEQIVLTGKMDGNVFRASKILMKCPSKYNDKSVVTEINATAFNN; this is encoded by the coding sequence ATGAAAAAAAGTTCAATTATTCTAATCGCTATCATTGCTGTCGCAATTGCCATGATACTTGTTATCTATACCGATTCAAGTACGTATTCGACATTTACCGAAGCTAAAGAAAAGAAAACCGAACTATATGTGGTAGGTCAATTGAATAAAGACAAAGCACTTCATTATGATCCCAAGACTGACGCCAACAAATTTTCGTTTTTCATGCGCGACAACGATGGTACAGAATGTGAAGTGATTTTTAGAGGGGCCAAACCTCAAGATATTGAACGTTCAGAGCAGATTGTATTGACAGGAAAAATGGACGGGAATGTGTTTAGGGCGAGTAAGATATTGATGAAATGTCCGTCAAAATATAACGATAAATCGGTCGTCACCGAGATCAATGCTACTGCTTTCAATAATTAA
- a CDS encoding SMUG2 DNA glycosylase family protein, which yields MLTFAEKVVLFNKHLHYQGSLPQAFNVINPYLDNPETLVVMEQFYHKYYNDNLTRKFIIGINPSRHGAGVTGVPFTDTKRLASACGIQMHSAYTHEISSVFMYDMIEAYGGPDIFYKQFYINSPFPLAIVRETKPNNWINANYYDDKTLFDMVSPFMLDSLKQHIAMGLATEEVFVLGKKNAAFLAKINKEEKLFGKMTVLDHPRYIQQYKSKDKLHYIDNYISVLSTD from the coding sequence ATGCTAACATTTGCGGAAAAAGTAGTTTTATTCAATAAACATCTACATTATCAGGGAAGTCTTCCCCAAGCATTCAATGTAATTAACCCCTATCTTGATAACCCCGAGACATTGGTCGTGATGGAACAGTTCTACCACAAATACTACAATGATAACCTAACAAGAAAATTCATTATTGGCATTAATCCGAGCAGACACGGGGCAGGTGTAACGGGAGTTCCTTTTACGGATACCAAAAGACTAGCTAGCGCATGTGGCATACAAATGCATTCTGCATATACCCATGAAATATCTTCGGTGTTCATGTACGATATGATCGAAGCCTATGGTGGCCCCGATATTTTCTACAAACAATTTTATATCAATTCACCCTTTCCCCTGGCGATTGTCCGAGAAACGAAACCCAACAACTGGATCAATGCAAACTACTATGATGATAAAACACTCTTCGACATGGTCAGCCCTTTTATGCTTGATTCATTGAAACAACACATCGCTATGGGCCTAGCGACGGAGGAGGTCTTTGTGCTCGGAAAGAAAAATGCAGCTTTTCTCGCTAAGATCAACAAAGAAGAAAAGTTGTTTGGAAAAATGACCGTTCTAGACCACCCGCGCTATATACAACAATATAAATCCAAAGACAAACTGCACTACATCGATAATTACATCAGCGTGCTGAGCACAGACTAG
- a CDS encoding dicarboxylate/amino acid:cation symporter: MKYATKTFVQNYGSILLLLLGISIGSLIGIFFPPIVNNLKPIGNIFLNLLFVSVIPLVFFAISSSVANIDGDSVLGRIIGMMSFVFVLGIVVAGLSSICFLYLFPVDAPLPIEQATEIVETVAHDSWGEKMVRFLTVSEFSSLLSRQNMLAFVIFSFLVGIATRKSGTSAETFRKFINAGNVVMGNLLVMVMNLAPIGLGAYFAYQVGTLGPQLFGFYAKPIGLYYFFGILYFFTVFSLFAFLAFGLKGVKRYWQNNILPSLTALSSCSSLATMPANLLAAKQIGIPDSVASVVIPLGTTLHKHGSAIACIFKIYIALLLSGKEFFDPSNLIMAVGITLLVSIVAGGIPNGGYIGEMLIISVYQMPTEVIPSIMIIATLVDPLATMLNATGDTVAAMLTSRLIGQKLADPIPENPG, translated from the coding sequence ATGAAATACGCTACAAAAACTTTTGTACAGAACTACGGCAGTATCTTACTTCTACTCCTTGGAATCAGTATTGGAAGTTTGATCGGCATCTTTTTTCCTCCTATCGTCAACAATCTTAAACCGATCGGCAACATTTTCCTAAACCTACTCTTTGTCAGCGTCATACCCTTGGTATTTTTTGCCATATCCTCATCTGTTGCCAATATCGATGGCGACAGTGTACTGGGAAGAATCATCGGTATGATGTCGTTCGTATTTGTGTTGGGTATTGTCGTCGCTGGACTGTCAAGCATCTGCTTCCTTTACCTCTTTCCAGTAGATGCTCCATTACCTATCGAGCAAGCAACTGAGATCGTCGAAACGGTTGCTCATGATTCTTGGGGTGAAAAAATGGTCCGCTTTTTAACTGTTAGCGAATTTTCAAGTTTATTATCACGTCAAAATATGCTGGCCTTTGTCATCTTTTCGTTCCTCGTTGGCATTGCTACACGCAAATCGGGAACATCTGCAGAGACTTTCCGCAAATTTATAAACGCAGGCAACGTTGTGATGGGAAATCTGCTCGTGATGGTCATGAACCTAGCTCCCATTGGTTTGGGTGCATATTTTGCCTATCAGGTTGGAACATTGGGCCCGCAGCTCTTTGGTTTTTATGCCAAACCTATCGGTCTATACTACTTTTTTGGAATCTTGTATTTTTTTACGGTATTCAGTCTATTCGCTTTTTTAGCATTCGGGCTTAAGGGGGTCAAACGGTATTGGCAAAACAACATATTACCTTCCTTAACTGCATTGAGCAGCTGCAGCAGCCTCGCCACCATGCCAGCCAACTTACTTGCGGCCAAACAAATTGGCATCCCTGACAGCGTTGCTAGTGTCGTCATTCCGTTAGGCACCACACTGCACAAGCATGGTTCTGCAATCGCCTGTATCTTTAAAATCTATATCGCACTTTTATTAAGTGGAAAGGAATTTTTTGATCCGTCGAATTTGATTATGGCGGTAGGAATTACTTTATTGGTCAGTATTGTGGCCGGCGGCATTCCTAATGGTGGCTATATCGGAGAAATGCTGATTATATCGGTTTATCAGATGCCAACCGAGGTAATCCCATCCATTATGATTATCGCAACCTTGGTCGATCCCCTCGCAACAATGCTCAATGCCACCGGAGACACCGTAGCCGCTATGCTCACCAGCAGATTGATCGGGCAAAAACTGGCCGATCCTATTCCCGAAAATCCAGGTTAA
- a CDS encoding FMN-binding glutamate synthase family protein, giving the protein MEVRKLILSIMIVINLIIVSFGFIFTSSWFWLLIIPFPLLLIALYHSFQTKHAILRNYPLVGYFRYIFESIRPELRQYFWESDMDGRPFNRRQRSIVYQRAKNQRETVAFGMQTDPQAVGNEWAAHSVFPCHIENHDLRTTVGNAACKKPYSLSVFNISAMSYGALSKTAITALNKGAALQNFAHNTGEGGISDYHNNGGDLIWQVGTGYFGCRNKEGKFDPELFREKSNRENVKMVELKLSQGAKPGHGGILPAAKNTPEVAAIRHVIPGTDVMSPPAHSAFSSPTEMMHFIQQLRELSGGKPIGFKICIGDKHEFIDICHAMQNTQIFPDFISVDGSEGGTGAAPLEFTDNLGMPLYDALAFVTKTLIAFGLKKHIKVIVSSRIVTGFDILKVIALGADACYSARGMMFALGCIQALKCNEDVCPVGVATQQPHLYKGLDVNDKYVRVAQFHRNTLRATVEIMEACGFKTLSDVSADKFYRKVDAIRTLSFQEIYFGTEGKLVNSHTDFESKLFED; this is encoded by the coding sequence ATGGAAGTTAGAAAACTCATTCTTTCAATAATGATTGTGATTAATTTAATCATTGTATCATTTGGATTTATATTTACATCAAGCTGGTTTTGGCTGCTTATCATCCCATTTCCCTTGCTATTGATCGCGTTATATCATAGTTTCCAGACCAAACATGCCATTCTACGCAATTATCCTTTAGTTGGATATTTCCGTTATATCTTCGAATCTATTCGTCCTGAGTTGAGACAATATTTTTGGGAATCAGATATGGATGGACGTCCTTTTAACAGAAGACAACGTTCGATCGTATACCAACGTGCAAAAAACCAGCGTGAAACTGTAGCATTTGGTATGCAGACAGATCCACAGGCTGTCGGGAACGAATGGGCTGCGCACTCTGTTTTCCCTTGCCATATCGAAAACCACGATCTGCGTACCACCGTAGGAAATGCAGCCTGTAAGAAACCCTATAGCTTAAGTGTGTTCAACATCTCGGCTATGAGTTATGGTGCCTTGAGTAAAACAGCTATAACGGCGCTAAATAAAGGTGCTGCCCTTCAAAACTTTGCACACAATACCGGCGAAGGGGGGATCAGCGATTACCACAACAATGGAGGTGATTTAATCTGGCAGGTCGGTACAGGTTATTTTGGATGCCGTAATAAGGAGGGAAAATTTGACCCCGAACTTTTCAGAGAAAAATCCAACCGTGAAAACGTGAAGATGGTCGAATTGAAACTCTCGCAAGGCGCTAAACCTGGTCATGGCGGTATACTTCCGGCGGCAAAAAACACCCCAGAAGTCGCTGCTATCCGTCACGTCATTCCTGGAACAGACGTAATGTCGCCACCAGCACATAGTGCTTTCTCCTCACCTACTGAAATGATGCACTTCATACAACAGCTGCGCGAGCTATCCGGTGGAAAGCCTATTGGCTTCAAAATTTGTATCGGCGATAAACATGAGTTTATCGACATCTGTCATGCTATGCAAAACACGCAGATCTTCCCTGATTTCATCTCCGTGGATGGATCTGAAGGTGGTACAGGAGCTGCTCCACTGGAGTTTACAGATAACCTAGGGATGCCACTATACGATGCATTGGCATTTGTAACGAAAACCTTAATTGCTTTTGGTTTAAAAAAGCACATTAAAGTAATTGTATCAAGCCGTATTGTAACAGGTTTCGATATCTTGAAAGTCATTGCCTTAGGTGCAGACGCATGTTATAGTGCTCGCGGTATGATGTTCGCTTTAGGGTGTATTCAAGCACTTAAATGTAATGAAGACGTCTGTCCAGTTGGGGTCGCCACACAACAGCCGCATTTATACAAAGGACTCGATGTAAACGATAAATATGTACGCGTCGCGCAATTCCACCGCAACACATTACGTGCTACAGTCGAAATTATGGAAGCTTGTGGTTTCAAAACTCTTTCGGATGTATCGGCAGACAAATTCTATCGTAAGGTCGATGCTATCCGGACACTAAGTTTTCAGGAAATCTATTTCGGTACTGAAGGCAAATTGGTCAATAGCCACACCGATTTCGAAAGCAAACTTTTCGAAGATTAA
- a CDS encoding Rossmann-like and DUF2520 domain-containing protein, producing the protein MNIVILGSGNAATHFGQQFQKTGQHIVQIYSKTKANADALAFALHCTATDLLSELDLHADLYLVAVSDQAILPLVEALPKDLTGIVVHCSGATDLAALAGFKNAGVIYPPQSLSKNKAVDFSTVPLCIEGNTDENSAALLQLAQTFAPQSIYCNSPQRLAIHLASVMVNNFSNILYQMAYELLEENNLSFDLIKPIILETAEKVQNHIPITVQTGPAIRQDSTTMQKHLQFISNKPDLQQIYQLLSQEITKRK; encoded by the coding sequence ATGAACATTGTGATCTTAGGAAGCGGTAATGCCGCGACGCATTTTGGACAACAGTTTCAAAAAACAGGACAGCATATCGTTCAGATCTACAGTAAAACAAAAGCCAATGCAGACGCATTGGCTTTTGCGCTTCATTGCACGGCAACTGACCTACTGTCTGAACTCGACCTCCATGCCGATCTCTACCTTGTTGCTGTTTCGGATCAAGCCATTTTGCCGCTGGTGGAAGCATTACCAAAGGATTTAACAGGCATTGTTGTCCACTGTTCAGGAGCAACCGATCTTGCTGCCCTGGCTGGATTTAAAAACGCAGGCGTAATCTATCCACCACAATCGTTATCCAAAAATAAAGCAGTGGATTTCTCGACGGTTCCACTTTGCATTGAAGGTAACACAGATGAAAATAGTGCCGCGCTACTTCAGCTTGCACAGACATTTGCACCGCAAAGTATCTATTGTAACTCACCGCAACGCTTAGCCATTCACCTGGCCTCGGTCATGGTCAATAATTTCTCCAATATCCTCTATCAGATGGCTTATGAGTTATTGGAAGAAAACAACTTATCCTTTGATTTAATCAAACCAATTATCCTGGAGACGGCAGAAAAGGTGCAAAATCATATTCCAATAACAGTTCAGACAGGTCCGGCGATCCGACAGGACAGCACAACAATGCAAAAACATTTGCAATTTATTAGCAATAAACCAGATTTACAGCAAATCTATCAACTTTTGTCGCAGGAGATTACTAAAAGAAAATAG
- a CDS encoding heme lyase CcmF/NrfE family subunit — translation MDVNYVGEHLLPGQIGQFFIVLSFGAALLSCISYFFATKYPEEHSWKKIARIAFWVNAVSVVAIGATLFYIIYNHLFEYNYAWAHSSKTLPTYYIISSFWEGQEGSFWLWMFWQTVLGAVLLFKAKSWESSVMTFVMLCQAFLASMIIGVEIFGLRIGSSPFILLREAMDIPIFREANYLSLITDGNGLNPLLQNYWMVIHPPTLFLGFASMIVPFAYATGALWTKRYKEWINAALPWALFAVMILGAGIIMGSFWAYEALNFGGFWAWDPVENASIIPWFTLIAAVHVMIAYKNSGHSYFTATFLAMISFVLVIYASYLTRSGVLGETSVHSFTDLGMSGQLILFNVVFLVIMVVFLTVKKKEMPITEKDEDIYSREFWMFIGALVLTVACAQIIASTSIPVFNKIFGTKVAPPLDPIQHYNKWQSGFAVIVMILTGFTQFLKYKRTDSRKFLASTVASLVVSLILTAAVVYFTKTYTNLIYILITFASIFCILANIRVLGDAVKGKWKLAGSSVAHIGFGLLLIGAMVAAATNEVISVNNTGYIAVSGFDKVEKPGDNLFLTEGEPVQMGEYKITYIGDSIVAPNTFYKIKYERIDEETGKVKEHFVLQPFAQNNAKMGGLIGTPATKHYVTHDVYTLITAAAAESQATHAKVPAEDKTGFEDYEEPATYQVNIGDTLRYRNGYYVIEGLNKEAHLEKIPKGPSDVMVGLKIKVFSADNKQYEVQPIYLIKDGGVYDFNKDVAEQGLKFRFTGIKPDKDKLEIMVYQKPLPEKKWVVFKAIKFPYINFFWCGTIVMTIGFIMSIVRRNKEEKRKALK, via the coding sequence ATGGACGTTAATTACGTTGGTGAGCACCTGCTGCCAGGGCAGATTGGACAATTTTTCATTGTACTTTCTTTTGGTGCTGCACTTCTATCTTGTATCAGTTACTTTTTTGCAACAAAATACCCTGAAGAGCATTCATGGAAAAAAATTGCTCGTATTGCCTTTTGGGTTAATGCGGTCTCCGTCGTAGCGATTGGTGCAACTTTATTTTATATTATATACAATCATCTTTTTGAATATAATTATGCTTGGGCGCACTCGTCCAAGACACTCCCTACCTACTACATCATCTCCAGTTTTTGGGAAGGTCAGGAGGGTAGTTTTTGGCTCTGGATGTTCTGGCAAACGGTATTAGGCGCTGTTTTGCTCTTCAAAGCAAAAAGCTGGGAATCGTCTGTCATGACTTTCGTCATGTTATGTCAAGCATTTTTAGCATCCATGATTATTGGTGTGGAAATCTTCGGCCTGCGGATCGGTAGCTCGCCTTTTATCCTATTGCGTGAAGCAATGGATATTCCAATCTTTAGAGAAGCAAATTATCTTTCACTTATCACCGACGGTAATGGTTTGAACCCTTTACTTCAAAATTACTGGATGGTTATTCACCCACCGACACTATTCCTTGGCTTTGCGTCGATGATTGTTCCTTTTGCTTATGCAACAGGTGCTCTTTGGACCAAACGTTACAAAGAATGGATCAATGCAGCACTTCCTTGGGCTTTATTTGCCGTGATGATTTTAGGCGCAGGTATTATTATGGGCTCATTCTGGGCTTACGAAGCACTTAACTTCGGTGGATTCTGGGCATGGGATCCGGTAGAAAATGCATCTATTATTCCTTGGTTTACCTTGATTGCCGCTGTTCACGTCATGATTGCTTACAAGAATTCAGGCCACTCCTACTTCACCGCTACTTTTTTGGCGATGATCAGCTTTGTGCTTGTGATCTACGCATCTTACCTGACACGTAGTGGCGTCCTCGGAGAGACTTCGGTACACTCCTTTACCGACCTGGGCATGAGCGGACAATTGATCTTATTCAATGTTGTCTTTTTGGTTATCATGGTGGTCTTTCTTACCGTCAAAAAGAAAGAGATGCCCATCACAGAAAAGGATGAGGATATCTATTCAAGAGAATTCTGGATGTTTATTGGCGCCTTGGTATTGACTGTTGCCTGTGCACAGATCATTGCTTCAACATCAATTCCAGTGTTCAACAAGATCTTTGGCACCAAGGTAGCTCCACCTTTGGATCCGATCCAACATTATAACAAATGGCAATCGGGTTTTGCCGTCATCGTGATGATCTTAACCGGATTTACGCAATTCTTAAAATACAAACGTACTGATAGCCGCAAGTTTTTGGCTTCCACTGTAGCATCGTTGGTTGTGTCTTTAATCCTAACGGCTGCTGTCGTCTATTTTACGAAGACGTATACCAACCTGATCTACATTTTGATAACCTTCGCAAGTATTTTCTGTATTCTGGCAAATATCCGCGTATTGGGTGACGCTGTCAAAGGTAAATGGAAACTGGCTGGCTCTTCGGTAGCCCATATCGGTTTTGGTTTATTACTTATCGGTGCCATGGTGGCCGCGGCAACCAACGAAGTCATCTCTGTCAACAACACGGGTTACATCGCTGTATCGGGATTCGACAAAGTAGAAAAGCCTGGCGACAACTTATTCCTGACCGAGGGTGAACCTGTACAAATGGGTGAATACAAAATTACCTATATCGGCGATAGTATTGTTGCTCCAAATACGTTCTATAAAATAAAATACGAGCGGATCGACGAAGAAACAGGCAAAGTGAAGGAGCATTTTGTGCTGCAACCTTTTGCACAAAACAACGCGAAAATGGGTGGTTTGATAGGTACTCCAGCGACCAAACATTATGTTACGCATGATGTATATACACTGATTACAGCTGCCGCAGCTGAAAGTCAAGCAACACACGCCAAAGTTCCTGCTGAAGATAAAACTGGTTTCGAGGACTACGAGGAGCCGGCAACATATCAGGTAAATATTGGCGATACCTTACGCTACCGCAATGGATATTACGTCATTGAAGGCTTAAACAAAGAGGCCCACCTGGAGAAAATTCCAAAGGGGCCCAGTGATGTCATGGTTGGATTGAAAATAAAAGTATTTTCGGCCGACAACAAACAGTATGAGGTACAGCCGATTTACTTAATTAAAGACGGTGGTGTTTACGACTTCAACAAGGATGTTGCCGAGCAAGGACTCAAATTCAGATTTACGGGAATTAAACCTGACAAGGATAAACTGGAAATCATGGTTTATCAGAAGCCACTTCCAGAAAAGAAATGGGTGGTATTTAAAGCCATTAAATTCCCATACATCAACTTTTTCTGGTGTGGAACAATTGTCATGACCATCGGTTTTATCATGTCCATTGTGAGAAGAAATAAAGAGGAGAAACGAAAAGCACTTAAATAA